The Miscanthus floridulus cultivar M001 chromosome 7, ASM1932011v1, whole genome shotgun sequence genome includes a region encoding these proteins:
- the LOC136463089 gene encoding UPF0481 protein At3g47200-like, whose translation MATETESFVTAPSTPEAAAAVAPMPPTVKSPAQPADRLEIVVERRLRQHGEGESSRMTIFRVPAHVRDASKELYEPRLVSVGPYYRGREALRAMEQHKWRYMRELMGRPPQPAASLGDYVRAVRDFEQKARRCYSERTSIFDAAAAQSEPSNGGEIEEAQSPGGPGGQDGFAEMLMLDGCFILEFFAKWLNREPDKLCDVAWGLPLLHSDMLLLENQIPFFVLEALFHVVSPTATKLDLLRLILHRLKFSSYELSTAEELVQSDIQHLLHLFYEAIMPRDDETASVQDSTPPSLQYFVQLRQMGVRLKKAVSTRFVFIRDMPRVPHWMNTTLPATLLRKVGAWFSKLLAMIRRTPPASAPTLVVPSVTQLREAGVRFEKKESPRHMFDIAFDRDSGVLEMPRMEVDYANVALLVNLVAFEQTRGLPGDGDASRRLSSYAALVGALVRTGKDVEHLQKRGIVENLLDGDDDAATKFFQHLGDCSTLNYKSHMFAGMFEDLRQFYHSSWRRHKAKFLRDHCGSPWAVIALVVAISAFCFVLFKLSTTIFSLAHPCHC comes from the coding sequence ATGGCAACCGAGACCGAGTCCTTCGTTACCGCCCCGTCAACgccagaggcggcggcggcggtggctcccaTGCCGCCTACCGTGAAATCACCAGCCCAGCCGGCGGATAGATTGGAAATCGTGGTTGAGCGAAGGCTCCGCCAGcatggagagggcgagagcagcAGGATGACCATCTTCCGTGTCCCCGCCCATGTCCGGGACGCCAGCAAGGAGCTGTACGAGCCACGGCTGGTGTCGGTCGGCCCCTACTACCGCGGCCGGGAGGCGCTGCGCGCGATGGAGCAGCACAAGTGGAGGTACATGCGCGAGCTGATGGGGCGGCCGCCGCAGCCGGCAGCCTCGCTGGGCGATTACGTCAGAGcagtccgcgacttcgagcagaAGGCGCGGCGCTGCTACAGTGAGAGAACCAGCATcttcgacgccgccgccgcccagagCGAACCGTCGAACGGCGGGGAGATCGAAGAAGCGCAGTCCCCCGGCGGACCCGGCGGCCAGGACGGCTTCGCAGAGATGCTCATGCTTGACGGCTGCTTCATCCTCGAGTTCTTCGCCAAGTGGTTAAACCGTGAGCCGGACAAGCTCTGCGACGTTGCCTGGGGACTTCCTCTGCTGCACTCCGACATGCTGCTGTTGGAGAACCAGATCCCCTTCTTCGTCCTCGAGGCGCTCTTCCACGTGGTGTCTCCTACGGCAACGAAGTTGGATCTCCTCAGGCTGATCCTTCACCGTCTGAAGTTCTCCTCCTACGAGCTGTCGACGGCCGAGGAGCTGGTCCAATCCGACATCCAGCACCTGCTGCATCTCTTCTACGAGGCCATCATGCCCAGGGACGATGAGACGGCGTCGGTCCAGGATTCGACTCCACCGTCGCTGCAGTACTTCGTCCAGCTGCGTCAGATGGGCGTCAGGTTGAAGAAGGCCGTGTCCACAAGGTTCGTTTTCATCCGCGACATGCCGCGAGTGCCGCACTGGATGAATACGACCCTGCCGGCCACCCTTCTCCGCAAGGTGGGCGCCTGGTTCAGCAAGCTCTTGGCTATGATCCGACGCACGCCGCCGGCGTCGGCGCCGACTCTGGTGGTACCGTCCGTCACCCAGCTCCGCGAGGCCGGCGTCCGGTTCGAGAAGAAGGAGTCTCCTCGCCACATGTTCGACATCGCGTTCGACAGGGACAGCGGCGTCCTGGAGATGCCGCGAATGGAGGTGGACTACGCGAACGTGGCGCTGCTCGTGAACTTGGTCGCGTTCGAGCAGACCAGGGGCCTGCCAGGCGACGGCGACGCCAGCAGGCGGCTGTCGAGCTACGCGGCGCTGGTGGGCGCCCTGGTGAGGACAGGCAAGGACGTGGAGCACCTGCAGAAGCGCGGCATCGTCGAAAACCTcctcgacggcgacgacgacgcggcCACAAAATTCTTCCAGCACCTGGGCGACTGCAGCACCTTGAACTACAAGAGCCATATGTTCGCTGGCATGTTCGAGGACCTGAGGCAGTTCTACCACTCGAGCTGGCGGAGGCACAAGGCCAAGTTCCTGCGTGACCACTGCGGCAGCCCGTGGGCGGTGATTGCGCTCGTCGTCGCCATTTCTGCGTTTTGCTTCGTGCTCTTCAAGTTGTCAACCACCATCTTCAGCCTTGCTCATCCTTGTCACTGCTAG